A genomic stretch from Erwinia sp. E_sp_B01_1 includes:
- a CDS encoding histidine ABC transporter permease HisQ: MLYGYSEVIFKGALVTLELALSSVLLAVILGLVGAGAKLSHNRLLRMIFEGYTTLIRGVPDLVLMLLIFYGLQIALNQFTDMLGVDQFDIDPMVAGIITLGFIYGAYFTETFRGAYMAVPRGQIEAATAFGFTSSQTFRRILFPGMMRFALPGIGNNWQVILKATALVSLLGLEDVVKATQLAGKSTWQPFYFAVVAGVIYLVFTTLSNGVLMWLERRYSVGVRRADL, encoded by the coding sequence ATGCTGTATGGATATTCTGAAGTAATTTTTAAAGGGGCGCTGGTCACGCTTGAGCTGGCACTCAGCTCGGTGTTGCTTGCCGTTATCCTTGGTTTAGTTGGCGCCGGGGCCAAACTTTCTCATAATCGTCTGTTGCGGATGATTTTCGAAGGCTATACCACGCTGATCCGTGGCGTGCCCGATCTGGTATTGATGCTGCTGATTTTCTACGGTCTGCAGATAGCCCTGAACCAGTTTACCGATATGCTTGGCGTCGATCAGTTCGATATTGATCCTATGGTTGCCGGTATCATCACTCTTGGCTTTATCTATGGCGCATACTTCACTGAAACTTTTCGGGGTGCCTATATGGCGGTGCCGAGAGGGCAGATTGAAGCTGCGACAGCGTTCGGCTTTACCTCCTCACAGACCTTTCGCCGCATTCTTTTCCCGGGCATGATGCGCTTTGCGCTGCCGGGCATTGGCAATAACTGGCAGGTTATCCTCAAGGCAACCGCGCTGGTTTCGCTACTGGGGCTGGAAGATGTGGTTAAAGCGACCCAGCTGGCCGGGAAAAGTACCTGGCAACCTTTCTATTTTGCGGTTGTCGCCGGGGTGATCTACCTGGTGTTTACCACGCTTTCCAACGGCGTGCTGATGTGGCTTGAGCGCCGTTATTCGGTGGGCGTAAGAAGGGCTGATTTATGA
- the argT gene encoding lysine/arginine/ornithine ABC transporter substrate-binding protein ArgT, whose product MKKQVLALSLLLALSSASSAFAAAPKTLRIGTDPTYAPFESKNAQGQLAGFDIDLANEICKRMATKCTYVESDFDALIPSLKAKKIDAIISSLSITEKRQQEIAFSEKLYAANARLIAPKGSKILPTLESLKGKTIGLLQGTTQETYANENWRPKGINVTPYANQDLVYQDLTAGRIDAAFQDEVAASEGFLKQPAGKDYAFAGPAVKDEKIFGVGTGMGMRKDDTELKAAIDKAFDEIRKDGTYDKLAKKYFDFDVYGG is encoded by the coding sequence ATGAAAAAGCAGGTCCTGGCTCTTTCTCTTCTGCTGGCTCTTTCCAGCGCCAGCAGCGCGTTTGCTGCCGCGCCGAAGACGCTGCGCATTGGCACCGATCCAACCTACGCGCCTTTTGAATCTAAAAATGCACAAGGTCAACTGGCTGGCTTCGATATCGATCTGGCTAATGAAATCTGTAAACGTATGGCGACTAAATGTACCTACGTTGAAAGCGATTTCGATGCGTTAATCCCCTCGCTGAAAGCGAAGAAAATTGATGCCATCATCTCTTCGCTCTCCATTACCGAAAAGCGTCAGCAGGAGATCGCTTTCTCGGAAAAACTCTACGCAGCTAACGCCCGTCTGATTGCGCCAAAAGGCTCAAAAATCCTGCCTACCCTTGAGTCGCTGAAAGGCAAAACCATCGGTCTGCTGCAGGGCACCACCCAGGAAACCTACGCCAATGAAAACTGGCGTCCAAAAGGCATCAACGTGACGCCTTATGCCAATCAGGATCTGGTTTATCAGGATCTGACTGCCGGCCGTATCGATGCAGCCTTCCAGGATGAAGTCGCTGCCAGCGAAGGTTTCCTGAAACAGCCAGCCGGGAAAGATTACGCTTTCGCTGGTCCTGCGGTGAAAGATGAAAAAATCTTTGGTGTGGGTACCGGTATGGGCATGCGTAAAGATGATACCGAGCTGAAAGCGGCCATCGACAAAGCGTTTGATGAAATTCGCAAAGATGGCACCTACGACAAGTTAGCTAAAAAATATTTCGACTTTGACGTGTACGGCGGTTAA
- a CDS encoding UbiX family flavin prenyltransferase, with translation MKRLIIGISGASGVIYGVRALQILQQVSEVETHLVMSQAARQTLALESDYSVRDVQALADVVHDVRDIAASISSGSFKTDGMVILPCSMKTLSGIVHSYTDGLLTRAADVVLKERRKLVLCVRETPLHLGHLRMMTTAAELGAIIMPPVPAFYHRPENIMDIVDQTVNRVLDQFDITLDKDLFTRWQGA, from the coding sequence ATGAAAAGACTCATTATTGGCATTTCAGGTGCCAGCGGCGTGATTTATGGCGTCCGTGCGCTGCAGATTTTGCAGCAGGTCAGCGAGGTGGAAACCCATCTGGTGATGAGTCAGGCTGCCCGGCAGACGCTGGCACTGGAAAGCGACTATTCGGTACGCGATGTTCAGGCACTGGCCGATGTGGTGCATGACGTGCGGGATATTGCTGCCAGCATCTCTTCCGGTTCGTTTAAAACCGATGGCATGGTCATCCTGCCCTGTTCGATGAAAACCCTTTCAGGGATTGTCCACAGCTACACCGATGGCCTGCTGACGCGTGCGGCCGATGTAGTGCTGAAAGAGCGCCGTAAACTGGTTCTCTGCGTACGTGAAACCCCCCTACATCTTGGCCACCTGCGGATGATGACCACGGCGGCTGAACTGGGGGCAATTATTATGCCACCGGTACCGGCCTTCTATCATCGCCCTGAAAATATTATGGATATTGTTGATCAGACGGTGAATCGCGTTCTCGATCAATTTGATATCACGCTTGATAAAGATCTCTTCACGCGCTGGCAGGGTGCATAA
- the purF gene encoding amidophosphoribosyltransferase: MCGIVGIAGFMPVNQSIYDALTVLQHRGQDAAGIVTIDALKCFRLRKANGLVSDVFEARHMQRLQGNMGIGHVRYPTAGSSSASEAQPFYVNSPYGITLAHNGNLTNAHELRKQLFESGRRHVNTTSDSEILLNIFAQELDRFQHYPLEADNIFAAVTAVHKSVRGAYACVAMIIGHGLVAFRDPNGIRPLVIGKRSMPDGRNEYMVASESVAMDTLGFEFLRDVAPGEAVYVTDKGQLFTRQCAENPKFNPCLFEYVYFARPDSFLDKISVYSARVRMGTKLGEKIAREWEDLDIDVVIPIPETSCDIALEMARILDKPYRQGFVKNRYVGRTFIMPGQHQRRSAVRRKLNANRAEFRGKNVLLVDDSIVRGTTCEQIIEMAREAGAKKVYLASAAPEIRFPNVYGIDMPSATELIAHGREVEEIRQLIGADGLIFQDLDDLIEAVREENPDIAQFECSVFNGIYVTKDVDQQYLEYLQSLRNDDAKAMARQNEVENLEMHNEG; this comes from the coding sequence ATGTGCGGTATTGTCGGGATCGCCGGATTCATGCCGGTCAACCAGTCGATTTATGACGCGTTAACGGTGCTCCAGCACCGTGGGCAGGATGCCGCAGGCATCGTAACCATTGATGCATTAAAATGCTTCCGCCTGCGTAAAGCAAACGGCCTGGTCAGCGATGTATTTGAAGCCCGCCATATGCAGCGTCTGCAGGGCAACATGGGTATCGGCCACGTCCGTTATCCGACAGCGGGAAGCTCCAGCGCTTCTGAAGCTCAGCCTTTCTACGTGAACTCGCCTTACGGCATCACGCTTGCGCACAATGGTAACCTGACCAACGCTCACGAACTGCGTAAGCAGCTGTTTGAAAGCGGTCGTCGTCACGTTAACACCACCTCAGATTCTGAGATCCTGCTGAACATTTTTGCTCAGGAGCTGGATCGTTTTCAGCACTATCCGCTGGAAGCCGATAACATCTTTGCCGCTGTGACTGCCGTGCACAAGAGCGTCCGTGGCGCCTATGCCTGTGTGGCAATGATCATCGGTCATGGCCTTGTCGCTTTCCGCGATCCCAACGGGATTCGCCCACTGGTGATCGGCAAGCGCAGTATGCCGGATGGCCGTAACGAATATATGGTCGCCTCCGAAAGCGTGGCAATGGATACCCTGGGCTTCGAATTCCTGCGGGATGTGGCGCCAGGTGAAGCGGTTTATGTCACTGATAAAGGTCAGTTGTTTACCCGTCAGTGTGCAGAGAACCCGAAATTCAATCCTTGCCTGTTCGAATACGTCTATTTTGCCCGCCCGGACTCGTTCCTGGACAAAATCTCTGTCTACAGCGCCCGTGTTCGTATGGGCACCAAGCTGGGTGAGAAAATTGCCCGTGAGTGGGAAGACCTGGACATCGATGTGGTCATTCCCATCCCGGAAACATCATGTGATATCGCGCTGGAAATGGCCCGTATCCTGGATAAGCCGTATCGCCAGGGGTTTGTGAAAAACCGCTACGTAGGCCGTACGTTTATTATGCCAGGTCAGCATCAGCGTCGCAGTGCGGTTCGCCGTAAGCTGAACGCTAACCGGGCTGAATTCCGCGGCAAAAACGTGCTGCTGGTAGATGACTCTATTGTTCGCGGTACCACCTGCGAACAGATCATCGAAATGGCCCGTGAAGCGGGCGCGAAGAAAGTCTACCTGGCTTCTGCGGCACCGGAAATCCGTTTCCCGAACGTCTATGGCATCGATATGCCGAGCGCGACGGAGCTGATTGCTCATGGCCGTGAAGTGGAAGAGATCCGCCAGCTGATTGGTGCTGATGGCCTGATCTTCCAGGACCTGGACGATCTGATTGAAGCCGTAAGGGAAGAAAACCCGGATATCGCGCAGTTCGAGTGCTCGGTATTTAACGGAATCTACGTCACCAAAGATGTCGATCAGCAATATCTGGAGTACCTCCAGTCGCTGCGTAATGATGATGCCAAAGCCATGGCCCGTCAGAACGAAGTGGAAAACCTGGAAATGCACAACGAAGGCTAA
- the cvpA gene encoding colicin V production protein, whose amino-acid sequence MVWIDYVIIAVIGFSALVSLIRGFVREALSLVTWGCAFFVASHYYSYLAVWFTGFEDELVRNGIAIGVLFVATLLVGAIVNFVIGSLVEKTGLSGTDRVLGVCFGALRGVLIVSAILFFLDTFTGFSKSPDWQQSQLVPQFSYVIRWFFDYLKSTSSFLPR is encoded by the coding sequence ATGGTCTGGATAGATTACGTCATTATTGCGGTTATTGGTTTTTCGGCTCTTGTCAGCCTGATCCGTGGGTTTGTTCGGGAAGCCTTATCTCTCGTCACCTGGGGTTGCGCATTTTTTGTCGCCAGTCATTACTACTCCTACCTTGCCGTCTGGTTTACCGGTTTTGAAGACGAACTGGTTCGAAATGGAATCGCCATTGGGGTGTTGTTCGTGGCCACGCTGTTAGTGGGAGCCATCGTCAACTTCGTCATTGGTTCGCTGGTTGAAAAAACCGGCCTGTCGGGTACCGACAGAGTGTTGGGCGTCTGTTTCGGGGCATTACGTGGTGTGCTGATCGTGTCAGCTATTCTGTTTTTCCTCGATACCTTCACCGGCTTTTCAAAAAGCCCTGACTGGCAACAGTCCCAGCTGGTTCCCCAGTTTAGTTACGTCATCAGGTGGTTCTTTGATTACCTGAAGAGTACGTCGAGTTTTTTGCCCCGGTAA
- the dedD gene encoding cell division protein DedD, translating into MASKFQNRLVGTVIIVALGVIILPGLLDGKKKHYKEEFAAIPLVPKPGDQQENDLVPPVTQPLPSQPPEGATAEGKAASNTSQAESGSTAPQSSNHPSVVAPPPVVESKPVTRPVEKPKPKPVEKPAEKPVEKPKPQPKPEAQPAEPAQQSAPSGQAYVVQLGALKNASKVNEVVAQLRLSGYRAFTVPSTPVQGEITRIYVGPDASKAKMQAAVSELKGISGLGGVVKPYSAR; encoded by the coding sequence GTGGCCAGTAAGTTTCAAAACCGTTTAGTCGGGACCGTCATTATAGTAGCACTGGGCGTCATCATTCTGCCGGGTTTGCTCGACGGCAAAAAAAAGCACTATAAAGAAGAGTTTGCGGCGATACCGCTGGTGCCGAAACCTGGCGATCAGCAGGAGAATGACCTGGTACCGCCAGTCACTCAACCGCTGCCTTCGCAGCCGCCGGAAGGGGCAACGGCGGAAGGTAAAGCCGCCAGCAACACTTCACAGGCCGAAAGCGGCTCCACAGCGCCGCAATCCAGCAATCATCCAAGCGTCGTGGCTCCTCCACCTGTGGTGGAATCAAAGCCGGTGACCAGACCGGTAGAGAAGCCTAAGCCTAAACCGGTAGAGAAACCGGCGGAAAAACCGGTTGAAAAGCCTAAGCCACAACCTAAACCAGAAGCTCAGCCTGCCGAACCTGCGCAGCAGAGCGCACCTTCCGGTCAGGCTTATGTTGTTCAGCTGGGCGCGTTGAAAAACGCCAGCAAGGTCAATGAAGTTGTCGCGCAGCTCCGTCTTTCTGGTTATCGCGCCTTTACCGTGCCATCCACACCGGTACAGGGCGAGATAACCCGAATCTACGTCGGACCGGACGCCTCTAAAGCGAAGATGCAGGCGGCGGTTAGCGAACTGAAAGGCATTTCCGGACTCGGTGGGGTAGTTAAACCTTACAGTGCCCGTTAG
- the folC gene encoding bifunctional tetrahydrofolate synthase/dihydrofolate synthase, with translation MDNLPQATSPLVTWLHYLENLHSQAIELGLARVQRVATSLDLLTPAPVVFTVAGTNGKGTTCRTLETLLIAAGYRVGVFSSPHLLRYTERVRIQGEELPEADHTASFADIEAGRGDTSLTYFEYGTLSALWLFKRAKLDVVILEVGLGGRLDATNIVDADVAVITSIALDHTDWLGPDRESIGREKAGVFRGGKPAVVGEPDMPHTIAEVADNLGAHLLKCGRDWHYSVSEESWSFTDAQGALQGLPLPQVPMPNAATALAALRASPLHVDEAIVYQWLDKAILPGRFQTVAEAPRVILDVAHNPHAASYLAGRLRDLPKTGKVHAVVGMLHDKDIAGTLACLKPEVDYWYCAPLEGPRGANAGELQAHLPEAQAFVSVADAYHQALKQAAEQDIVLVCGSFHTVAHVMETREAENGSGQ, from the coding sequence ATGGATAATCTTCCTCAAGCCACGTCACCTCTGGTCACGTGGCTTCATTATCTTGAGAATCTCCACTCTCAGGCTATTGAACTCGGACTGGCACGCGTACAACGCGTGGCTACTTCGCTCGACCTGTTAACCCCTGCTCCCGTCGTGTTTACCGTCGCGGGGACCAACGGCAAGGGCACTACCTGCAGAACGCTTGAAACCCTGCTGATTGCAGCGGGCTACCGGGTTGGTGTCTTCAGCTCTCCCCATTTGTTGCGCTATACCGAACGGGTGCGCATTCAGGGTGAAGAGTTGCCGGAAGCGGATCACACAGCCTCCTTTGCCGATATTGAAGCCGGAAGGGGCGATACCTCACTGACCTATTTTGAATACGGCACGCTCTCTGCGCTGTGGCTGTTTAAACGCGCGAAGCTTGATGTGGTTATTCTGGAAGTGGGGCTTGGCGGGCGTCTGGATGCCACTAATATTGTGGATGCCGACGTTGCCGTGATAACCAGTATTGCCCTGGACCATACCGACTGGCTGGGGCCCGATCGTGAAAGCATTGGCCGTGAAAAAGCCGGGGTATTTCGTGGCGGCAAACCGGCGGTCGTCGGTGAGCCTGATATGCCCCACACCATAGCTGAAGTGGCGGATAATCTGGGTGCCCATCTGCTTAAGTGCGGGCGTGACTGGCACTACAGCGTCTCTGAGGAGAGCTGGTCATTTACTGATGCTCAGGGTGCGCTTCAGGGCCTGCCGTTGCCGCAGGTGCCGATGCCCAATGCGGCCACTGCACTTGCTGCGCTGCGTGCCTCACCGCTACACGTTGATGAAGCGATCGTTTATCAGTGGCTGGATAAGGCAATTCTGCCTGGCCGTTTTCAGACAGTTGCCGAAGCCCCGCGAGTGATTCTTGATGTGGCGCATAATCCCCACGCCGCCAGCTATCTGGCAGGGCGCCTGCGCGATCTGCCGAAAACCGGTAAGGTTCACGCCGTAGTAGGGATGCTGCATGACAAAGATATCGCCGGCACCCTGGCCTGTCTGAAACCTGAGGTTGACTACTGGTACTGCGCGCCACTTGAAGGGCCGCGCGGCGCAAACGCCGGGGAGTTGCAGGCACATTTGCCTGAGGCTCAGGCCTTTGTCTCCGTCGCTGATGCTTATCATCAGGCGCTTAAGCAGGCAGCAGAGCAGGATATTGTGCTGGTGTGTGGCTCTTTCCACACCGTGGCACACGTAATGGAAACGAGGGAAGCGGAGAACGGCAGTGGCCAGTAA
- the accD gene encoding acetyl-CoA carboxylase, carboxyltransferase subunit beta: protein MSWIERILNKSTITPSRKASIPEGVWTKCDSCGQVLYRAELERNLEVCPKCDHHMRMHGRERLHSVLDEGSLIELGSELEPKDLLKFKDSKKYKDRLVAAQKETDEKDALIVMKGTLHGMPVVAAAFEFSFMGGSMGSVVGARFVRAVEQALEDNCPMICFSASGGARMQEALMSLMQMAKTSAALAKMQERGLPYISVLTDPTMGGVSASFAMLGDLNIAEPKALIGFAGPRVIEQTVREKLPPGFQRSEFLIEKGAIDMIIRRPVMRFKLASILAKMMNLPAPQEEAQAEVAGDEPQGEEA, encoded by the coding sequence ATGAGCTGGATTGAACGAATTCTCAATAAAAGCACCATCACTCCCTCGCGCAAAGCCAGTATCCCTGAAGGGGTCTGGACCAAGTGCGACAGCTGCGGCCAGGTTCTGTACCGCGCCGAGCTGGAGCGCAATCTGGAAGTTTGCCCGAAATGCGATCACCACATGCGTATGCATGGCCGTGAGCGTCTGCACAGCGTGCTGGACGAAGGCTCGTTAATCGAGCTGGGCAGCGAGCTGGAGCCAAAAGATCTGCTGAAGTTTAAAGACTCCAAAAAATACAAAGATCGTCTGGTGGCTGCGCAAAAAGAGACCGACGAAAAAGACGCGCTGATCGTGATGAAAGGCACGCTGCACGGTATGCCTGTTGTGGCTGCGGCCTTTGAGTTCTCCTTTATGGGCGGCTCTATGGGCTCCGTCGTGGGCGCGCGCTTCGTTCGTGCTGTTGAGCAGGCGCTGGAAGACAACTGTCCGATGATCTGCTTCTCCGCTTCTGGTGGTGCCCGTATGCAGGAAGCGCTGATGTCGCTGATGCAGATGGCGAAAACCAGTGCGGCACTGGCTAAAATGCAGGAACGCGGTCTGCCTTATATCTCCGTGCTGACTGACCCTACCATGGGCGGCGTTTCCGCCAGCTTCGCCATGCTGGGCGATCTGAACATTGCTGAACCTAAAGCGTTGATCGGCTTTGCCGGCCCACGCGTTATCGAGCAGACAGTGCGTGAGAAACTGCCACCGGGCTTCCAGCGCAGTGAATTCCTGATTGAGAAGGGCGCGATCGACATGATCATCCGTCGCCCGGTCATGCGCTTTAAGCTGGCAAGCATTCTGGCCAAAATGATGAATCTGCCTGCACCGCAGGAAGAGGCTCAGGCAGAAGTTGCCGGGGACGAACCCCAGGGCGAAGAAGCCTGA
- a CDS encoding DedA family protein — protein MELIRFVVDFILHIDVHLAELVAQYGMWVYAILFLILFCETGLVVTPFLPGDSLLFVAGALAALPTNDLNIHVMVTLMSVAAIVGDAVNYTIGRLFGDKLFSNPNSKIFRRSHLDKTHQFYERHGGKTIILARFVPIVRTFAPFVAGMGKMSYRHFALYNISGGLLWVLLFSYAGYLFGDLPVVQENLKLLIVAIILLSILPGIIEVWRHRRAARQQKSQ, from the coding sequence ATGGAACTGATTCGTTTTGTTGTCGACTTCATCCTGCATATTGATGTCCATCTGGCGGAGCTGGTAGCGCAGTATGGCATGTGGGTTTATGCCATTCTGTTTCTGATCCTGTTTTGCGAAACCGGACTGGTAGTGACCCCGTTCCTGCCGGGGGATTCCCTGCTGTTTGTGGCCGGTGCGCTGGCTGCTTTGCCCACTAACGATCTGAATATTCATGTGATGGTCACCCTGATGTCGGTGGCAGCCATCGTGGGGGATGCGGTGAACTACACCATCGGGCGGCTTTTTGGCGACAAATTGTTCAGCAACCCGAATTCGAAGATCTTCCGTCGCAGCCACCTCGATAAAACCCATCAATTTTACGAGCGTCACGGCGGGAAAACGATTATTCTTGCGCGCTTCGTGCCGATCGTCCGGACTTTTGCGCCGTTTGTCGCCGGGATGGGGAAAATGTCCTACCGCCACTTTGCCCTGTATAACATTTCGGGCGGGTTGCTGTGGGTACTGCTGTTCTCCTACGCGGGCTACCTGTTTGGCGACTTGCCGGTAGTGCAGGAGAATCTGAAACTGCTGATCGTGGCGATTATCTTACTTTCAATTCTGCCTGGCATCATTGAAGTCTGGCGCCATCGCCGCGCCGCGCGTCAGCAGAAATCGCAGTAA
- the truA gene encoding tRNA pseudouridine(38-40) synthase TruA, with the protein MPEQKQKLALGIEYDGSRYYGWQRQQEVRSVQEKLEKALSKVANHPVSVYCAGRTDAGVHGTGQVVHFETTSLRKDAAWTLGVNANLPDDIAVRWVKPVADDFHARFSATARRYRYVIYNRRLRPAILHGGVTHFYHPLDVEKMQRAGQLLLGENDFTSFRAVQCQSRTPWRNVIHLNVSRFGAYVIVDIKANAFVHHMVRNIVGSLMEVGCGNQQESWIAELLAAKDRTLAAATARAEGLYLVSVDYPQHYDLPRPPMGPLFLED; encoded by the coding sequence TTGCCTGAGCAAAAGCAGAAGCTGGCGCTCGGCATTGAATATGATGGCAGCCGTTACTATGGCTGGCAGCGTCAGCAGGAAGTGCGCAGCGTACAGGAAAAGCTTGAAAAAGCGTTGTCGAAAGTCGCTAACCATCCGGTCAGCGTCTATTGCGCAGGCAGGACTGATGCCGGGGTTCACGGTACCGGTCAGGTGGTGCATTTTGAGACCACTTCCCTGCGTAAGGATGCCGCCTGGACGCTGGGGGTTAATGCTAATTTACCCGATGATATCGCGGTGCGCTGGGTGAAACCTGTCGCGGATGATTTTCATGCCCGTTTTAGCGCCACCGCGCGCCGCTACCGGTATGTTATCTATAACCGCCGCCTGCGCCCGGCGATTTTGCATGGTGGCGTTACGCACTTTTATCATCCGCTGGATGTGGAAAAAATGCAGCGTGCAGGACAGCTTCTGTTGGGTGAGAACGACTTTACGTCGTTCCGCGCCGTACAGTGCCAGTCCCGTACGCCCTGGCGCAACGTGATCCATCTCAACGTCAGCCGCTTCGGCGCTTACGTGATTGTGGACATCAAGGCCAATGCGTTTGTCCACCATATGGTACGCAACATTGTAGGGAGCCTGATGGAAGTAGGCTGTGGCAATCAGCAGGAAAGCTGGATCGCAGAGCTGCTGGCGGCGAAAGATCGCACGCTGGCAGCAGCCACTGCACGGGCCGAAGGACTGTACCTGGTCTCGGTCGATTATCCGCAACACTATGATTTACCACGTCCGCCGATGGGACCACTGTTCCTCGAGGATTAA
- a CDS encoding aspartate-semialdehyde dehydrogenase — MSDGWNIALLGATGAVGQAVLELLAERQFPVGDLYALASERSAGETLRFDGKSVLVTDASTFDWSQVQLAFFTAGREASARYADEAANSGCLVIDSSDLFALEPDVPLVVPDVNPQALGDYRNRNIISVADSVTSQLLCAIKPLVDQAGLGRLQVTSLIAASAHGKAAVDSLAGESARLLNGLPAEKGFFDRQLAFNMLPLLADAEGSVLQERRLVDQVRKVLQDEGLPISVSTVQAPVFYGNAQIVHIENLRPMSAEEAREVFLQTEDIRLSDEDDYPTQVGDASGNDVLSLGCVRTDYGVPEMLQFWSVADNVRFGGALMAVKTAEKLIQEYMY; from the coding sequence ATGTCTGACGGCTGGAACATTGCGCTATTAGGCGCGACAGGCGCAGTAGGGCAAGCTGTACTGGAACTGCTGGCAGAACGTCAGTTCCCGGTTGGTGATTTATATGCGCTGGCGAGCGAACGCAGCGCGGGTGAAACCCTGCGTTTTGATGGCAAATCGGTGCTGGTTACCGATGCGAGTACCTTCGACTGGTCTCAGGTGCAGCTGGCATTCTTCACCGCCGGGCGTGAAGCCTCTGCGCGCTATGCCGACGAGGCTGCCAACTCCGGCTGCCTGGTCATCGACAGCAGCGATCTGTTCGCGCTGGAGCCGGACGTGCCTCTGGTCGTGCCGGACGTTAATCCGCAGGCACTGGGTGATTACCGTAACCGCAATATCATCAGCGTGGCGGACAGCGTCACCAGCCAGCTGCTTTGCGCCATCAAGCCGCTGGTCGATCAGGCTGGCCTTGGTCGCCTGCAGGTCACCAGTCTGATTGCCGCATCCGCACACGGCAAAGCTGCCGTGGACTCTCTGGCCGGTGAAAGCGCACGTCTGCTTAACGGCCTGCCGGCGGAAAAGGGCTTCTTTGACCGCCAGCTGGCGTTCAACATGCTGCCGCTCCTGGCGGATGCTGAAGGCAGCGTGCTGCAGGAGCGTCGTCTGGTGGATCAGGTCCGTAAAGTGCTGCAGGACGAAGGATTGCCGATTTCTGTCTCAACCGTGCAGGCCCCGGTGTTCTATGGCAATGCGCAGATCGTGCATATCGAGAATCTGCGTCCGATGTCAGCAGAAGAAGCGCGAGAAGTGTTCTTGCAGACCGAAGATATCCGCCTCTCTGACGAAGACGATTACCCCACTCAGGTTGGCGACGCGTCGGGCAACGATGTGCTGAGCCTGGGCTGCGTGCGCACCGACTATGGCGTGCCTGAGATGTTGCAGTTCTGGTCGGTGGCCGACAACGTTCGCTTTGGCGGCGCGTTGATGGCGGTGAAAACCGCTGAGAAGCTGATCCAGGAGTATATGTACTGA
- the pdxB gene encoding 4-phosphoerythronate dehydrogenase PdxB: protein MKILVDENMPYARELFSRTGDVVAVPGRPVPQAELDNADGLMVRSVTKVNAELLSGKPVKFVGTATAGTDHIDEDYLREQGIAFSAAPGCNAIAVVEYVFSSLLLLAERDSFLLTDRTVGIVGVGNVGGRLQARLEALGIKTLLCDPPRADRGDEGEFLPLSRLVAEADILTFHTPLFKQGEYKTLHLADEALLMALKPGTILINACRGAVVDNAALLNVLQKRDDLSVVLDVWEPEPELSLPLLDKVDIATAHIAGYTLEGKARGTTQVFEAWTQFLGQPQQVALDTLLPAPEFGRITLHGELDQPTLKRLVHLVYDVRRDDAPLRAVAAVPGEFDRLRKNYLERREWSSLLVQCDSEQAATLLKKLGFNAVFHPAS, encoded by the coding sequence GTGAAAATCCTTGTTGATGAAAATATGCCTTATGCCCGCGAGCTGTTCAGCCGCACAGGCGATGTGGTTGCGGTTCCCGGACGGCCAGTACCTCAGGCAGAGCTGGACAATGCCGATGGTCTGATGGTTCGGTCGGTCACTAAAGTGAATGCGGAACTGCTCAGCGGCAAACCGGTAAAATTCGTTGGCACGGCCACGGCCGGAACCGATCATATTGATGAAGATTATCTGCGGGAGCAGGGGATCGCCTTCTCAGCCGCGCCAGGCTGTAACGCTATCGCGGTGGTGGAGTATGTCTTCTCTTCGCTGCTGCTGCTGGCCGAGCGTGATAGTTTCCTGTTAACAGACCGCACCGTCGGCATCGTGGGCGTGGGTAACGTAGGCGGACGCCTGCAGGCGCGGCTGGAAGCTTTGGGTATCAAAACCCTGCTTTGCGATCCCCCGCGTGCCGATCGGGGCGATGAAGGCGAGTTCCTGCCGTTGTCCAGGCTGGTGGCGGAAGCGGATATCCTGACGTTCCACACGCCGCTGTTTAAACAGGGCGAGTATAAAACGTTGCATCTGGCCGATGAAGCGCTGCTGATGGCGCTGAAGCCCGGCACCATTCTGATCAACGCCTGCCGTGGCGCGGTGGTGGATAATGCCGCGCTGCTTAACGTGCTGCAAAAGCGCGATGACCTGAGCGTGGTGCTGGACGTCTGGGAGCCGGAACCCGAGCTTTCCCTGCCGCTGCTGGATAAAGTGGATATCGCTACCGCACACATTGCGGGCTACACCCTGGAGGGCAAAGCACGCGGCACCACCCAGGTATTTGAAGCCTGGACGCAATTTCTGGGACAGCCGCAGCAGGTAGCATTAGATACGCTGCTTCCCGCCCCGGAATTTGGGCGAATTACCCTGCACGGTGAGCTGGATCAGCCAACGCTGAAAAGACTGGTGCATCTGGTGTATGATGTGCGCCGCGATGATGCCCCGCTGCGTGCGGTGGCCGCGGTGCCTGGCGAATTTGACCGCCTGCGCAAGAATTATCTGGAGCGTCGCGAATGGTCTTCACTGCTGGTGCAGTGCGATTCGGAACAGGCGGCGACCCTGCTGAAAAAACTAGGATTTAACGCCGTTTTTCATCCGGCCTCCTGA